A window of Papilio machaon chromosome 1, ilPapMach1.1, whole genome shotgun sequence contains these coding sequences:
- the LOC106710751 gene encoding protein snail homolog Sna, whose protein sequence is MLVEDSQMSSSPMTKKYAHCPLKKRPVREERPATPPTTPPHPAHLATRLYYDYNCDMENDEPENLSTKPEDLSKTGNYPSKASSPMSTASVKVEPREWQQQHLDYLSACRSRLEPTPAPPELARPTPQYAYLPTLYTYPFEELYPATPTISPPAHPQLYPRYSPASPPSSCSPPPCPEDLRSPGSVSSDSGVSVSAPRRPRYQCPDCAKSYSTYSGLSKHQQYHCAAAEGSLARKSFSCKFCAKVYTSLGALKMHIRTHTLPCKCHLCGKAFSRPWLLQGHIRTHTGEKPFSCHHCRRAFADRSNLRAHLQTHSDVKKYSCTGCGKTFSRMSLLSKHLEGGCGVAGASPYEYRPEALPQSHVHQALPPTAPVHAY, encoded by the exons ATGCTTGTGGAAGATTCGCAAATGTCTAGTTCACCGATGACCAAAAAATACGCGCACTGTCCGCTGAAGAAGCGGCCGGTGCGGGAGGAGCGGCCGGCGACACCGCCCACTACGCCGCCGCACCCCGCCCACTTGGCTACACGACTTTATTATGATTACAACT GTGACATGGAAAATGACGAACCTGAGAATTTAAGCACAAAGCCTGAAGATCTCTCAAAAACTGGAAATTATCCCAGCAAGGCATCGTCACCGATGTCCACGGCCTCCGTAAAAGTGGAACCTCGTGAGTGGCAGCAACAGCACCTCGATTACCTGTCGGCGTGTCGCTCGCGGCTTGAGCCCACTCCTGCGCCGCCGGAGCTCGCGCGCCCCACGCCGCAGTACGCCTATCTTCCGACACTCTACACCTACCCTTTCGAAGAACTCTACCCAGCTACACCCACTATATCGCCGCCTGCTCATCCGCAACTGTACCCCCGCTACTCTCCCGCATCGCCACCTTCCTCCTGTTCACCGCCGCCTTGTCCCGAGGACCTCCGTTCCCCGGGCTCAGTTTCCTCAGACTCCGGGGTTTCCGTCTCGGCACCTCGCAGGCCCCGCTATCAATGCCCAGACTGTGCCAAGTCCTATTCGACGTACTCTGGCTTATCAAAACACCAGCAATATCACTGTGCCGCCGCCGAAGGAAGTCTTGCCAGAAAATCGTTTAGCTGCAAATTCTGCGCTAAAGTATACACGTCTCTTGGAGCGCTCAAGATGCATATCCGAACTCACACGCTGCCCTGCAAGTGTCACTTGTGCGGCAAGGCGTTCTCGCGGCCGTGGCTGTTGCAGGGGCATATCCGCACGCACACGGGAGAAAAACCATTCTCCTGTCACCACTGTCGCCGCGCTTTCGCCGACCGGTCGAACTTGCGAGCTCATCTCCAAACCCATTCGGATGTCAAAAAATACTCGTGCACCGGATGCGGCAAAACGTTCTCGCGCATGTCGCTCCTGAGCAAGCACTTGGAAGGCGGGTGCGGTGTCGCCGGGGCCTCGCCCTACGAGTATCGGCCCGAGGCGCTGCCGCAGTCTCACGTGCACCAAGCCTTGCCCCCGACCGCTCCAGTGCACGCGTACTGA